A part of Armatimonadota bacterium genomic DNA contains:
- a CDS encoding ABC transporter ATP-binding protein, with translation MESAIKIEGLTKEYLNKTTGKMVRAVDDLYLDVYRGEIFGFLGPNGAGKTTTIKMLLGLIFPTKGDAWIFGKPIGNVSVKRQIAYLPESPYFYEYLTGRQVLDFYARLFGIPASERKRKVDALLDMVGLSRDGDKTLRNYSKGMLQRIGIAQALINDPELLFLDEPTSGLDPMARIEIRDLIIRLKQQGKTVFLSSHQLLEVELICDRVSILNRGKLLKAGRLDDLLPSGRVEIVAENVSDDGVIARIRDAGGVVQRQDGRIVIQQPDDASVNKVVDIIRSANGVIRSLIPQRRTLEELFVSTIEEVEKR, from the coding sequence ATGGAGTCAGCCATCAAGATTGAAGGTCTAACCAAAGAGTACCTGAACAAGACAACCGGTAAAATGGTCCGCGCGGTGGACGATCTGTATCTGGATGTATACAGGGGAGAAATCTTCGGTTTCTTAGGACCCAACGGCGCGGGCAAAACCACAACTATCAAAATGCTGCTCGGGCTGATTTTCCCGACAAAGGGAGATGCGTGGATTTTCGGCAAGCCGATTGGCAACGTAAGTGTCAAGAGGCAGATTGCCTATCTACCCGAAAGTCCCTACTTTTACGAGTATCTCACCGGTCGCCAGGTGCTGGATTTCTACGCCCGACTGTTTGGCATTCCCGCCAGCGAGCGCAAGAGGAAAGTAGATGCCCTGCTCGATATGGTGGGGCTGTCGCGCGACGGTGACAAGACCCTGCGCAACTATTCCAAGGGAATGTTGCAGCGTATTGGCATCGCCCAGGCGCTTATTAACGACCCGGAGCTGCTGTTCCTGGACGAGCCCACATCCGGTCTGGACCCGATGGCGCGTATCGAAATCCGCGACCTGATTATCCGCCTGAAACAGCAGGGCAAGACCGTCTTCCTCAGCTCGCACCAGCTGCTAGAGGTGGAGCTCATCTGTGACCGTGTGTCCATCCTCAACCGCGGCAAGCTGCTGAAGGCGGGCAGGCTGGACGATCTGTTGCCCAGCGGGCGTGTGGAAATCGTTGCCGAGAACGTTTCGGACGATGGCGTTATCGCCAGGATTCGCGATGCAGGCGGTGTAGTGCAGCGACAGGACGGGCGCATCGTCATACAACAGCCGGACGACGCCTCGGTGAACAAAGTGGTAGACATCATCCGCAGCGCGAACGGAGTCATCCGCTCGCTGATTCCACAGCGACGCACCCTCGAAGAACTCTTCGTTTCCACCATTGAGGAGGTTGAAAAGAGATGA
- a CDS encoding alpha/beta hydrolase: MMNAGRYLLLCLWLALSLVSVARSAEREVRFQSDGVILVGTLVVPDGATTKSPALLMIPGSGAVDRNGNGDGLNTDLFRQLAQRLAQLGYVTLRYDKRGIGASKLPEKEQDKTSLSQLARDAVAAYNFLRQQAEVDPQRAGVLGYEDGALIGMALAGEMADPPKVLVCLAPPGRTPAIILRENLQQRWRSEGMSADKIQRRLGDFDAAIAALYYRLPLPPLHEDVAPYFMLPDRPYLQEFYFENPVARLKAVKIPVLLLYGEMDRRVSPKQDGELLYQQARGAGNNKVVLKVLPGTAHAFKVSPTGDTQDVLTNPQVPLAPGLVDALKEWLSANL; this comes from the coding sequence ATGATGAATGCCGGACGATACCTGTTATTGTGCTTGTGGCTTGCGCTGTCGCTGGTGTCGGTTGCCCGGTCGGCAGAGCGCGAGGTTCGTTTCCAGAGCGATGGGGTAATACTGGTCGGCACTTTGGTCGTGCCCGACGGAGCCACCACCAAATCCCCCGCCCTGCTGATGATTCCGGGCAGTGGTGCGGTAGACCGCAACGGCAACGGTGACGGATTAAACACTGACCTCTTTCGCCAACTGGCGCAACGGCTGGCGCAACTGGGCTACGTGACACTGCGTTACGACAAGCGCGGAATCGGCGCCAGCAAGCTACCCGAGAAAGAACAGGACAAAACCTCCCTGTCGCAGCTCGCTCGCGATGCCGTCGCCGCCTACAACTTCCTGCGCCAGCAGGCAGAGGTGGACCCTCAGCGCGCAGGCGTGCTAGGCTATGAGGACGGCGCGTTGATCGGCATGGCGCTGGCGGGAGAAATGGCTGACCCGCCCAAGGTGCTGGTATGTCTCGCACCGCCCGGACGCACGCCCGCCATTATCCTGCGCGAAAACCTGCAACAACGCTGGCGCAGCGAGGGCATGTCGGCGGACAAGATTCAACGCCGTCTGGGGGATTTCGACGCCGCCATCGCCGCGCTGTACTACCGCTTACCGTTGCCTCCCCTACACGAGGATGTAGCTCCCTACTTCATGCTGCCCGACCGTCCCTACCTGCAGGAGTTCTACTTCGAGAACCCTGTAGCACGACTGAAGGCGGTGAAAATTCCGGTGCTGCTGCTGTACGGCGAGATGGATAGAAGGGTTTCGCCCAAACAGGATGGAGAATTGCTGTACCAGCAGGCACGCGGTGCAGGAAACAATAAGGTGGTGTTGAAAGTACTTCCTGGCACAGCCCATGCGTTCAAGGTATCCCCAACGGGCGACACGCAGGACGTGTTGACGAACCCGCAGGTTCCCCTCGCGCCCGGGCTGGTGGACGCACTCAAGGAATGGCTTTCCGCCAACCTGTAG
- a CDS encoding DNA polymerase III subunit gamma/tau: MAFRQPVDMAHIALYRKYRSQTFEDVIGQQHVTQTLQNAIRTGKVAHAYLFCGPRGTGKTTTARLLAKALNCEQGPTPTPCDRCAMCVAIREGRAVDVIEMDAASETGIDDVRETIIENAQYMPQQARYKVYIIDEVHDLSTKAFDALLKTLEEPPAHVVFVLATTEVQRVPVTIRSRCIRFDFRRASLEDLMLRINTVLEHEGLTAEPEAVQAIARVADGSFRDALSLLEQVLAYAGGHVDYETVRAVLGIVDEEAVGAVINAAARGDVAKALTAADEMLRRGSSVRTILEAIAQRVRDLLYARVGALDESLPAAQLVALKAQAQHFTPHALSRMLDILVRAQAQLRNVPQQRVLLDMAMVQIASVKREGEQGVSSVAEAQKAMASAVEVTTIPAESAVQKEGSLPPAAVAAEEAKPELATVASVPAASVGKPSSQPATDAPELLKLVQARWEQIIARVAERSRGGAEVLRDARPVRLEGDNTVVLQFRTEFSYTQIQSEKRRQFVEQTISRVLGGRGVTLRCELLRTNTAPSNQQASEEEQDAEDLNGEQYAREVAQTFNGYIEPEGG, from the coding sequence ATGGCTTTCCGCCAACCTGTAGACATGGCACACATCGCGCTATATAGAAAATACCGTTCGCAGACGTTCGAGGATGTTATCGGGCAGCAGCACGTGACCCAGACACTGCAAAACGCCATTCGAACGGGCAAGGTCGCTCATGCCTACCTGTTCTGCGGACCGCGCGGCACCGGTAAAACCACCACGGCGCGTCTGCTGGCTAAAGCGTTGAACTGCGAGCAAGGACCGACCCCCACGCCCTGCGACCGGTGCGCGATGTGTGTGGCTATTCGCGAGGGCAGGGCGGTGGATGTGATAGAGATGGATGCCGCATCCGAAACCGGTATCGACGACGTGCGCGAAACCATCATCGAGAACGCTCAGTACATGCCTCAGCAGGCGCGCTATAAGGTGTATATCATCGACGAGGTACATGACCTTTCCACCAAAGCCTTTGACGCCCTGCTGAAGACGTTGGAAGAACCGCCTGCGCATGTGGTGTTTGTGCTGGCGACCACCGAGGTACAGCGCGTACCTGTCACCATCCGTTCACGCTGTATCCGTTTTGACTTTCGCCGTGCCTCGCTGGAAGACCTGATGCTGCGTATCAACACCGTTCTGGAGCATGAAGGGTTGACCGCTGAGCCGGAGGCGGTGCAGGCGATTGCCCGTGTGGCGGATGGCTCCTTCCGCGATGCATTGAGCCTGTTAGAGCAGGTGCTGGCATACGCGGGCGGGCATGTGGATTACGAGACGGTGCGCGCGGTGCTGGGCATTGTGGACGAGGAGGCGGTAGGGGCGGTGATTAACGCCGCCGCACGCGGTGATGTGGCGAAAGCGCTGACAGCGGCCGACGAGATGTTGCGGCGGGGAAGCAGTGTGCGCACCATTCTGGAGGCGATTGCTCAGCGCGTGCGTGACCTGCTGTACGCCCGTGTAGGCGCTCTGGACGAGAGCCTCCCGGCGGCGCAGCTGGTCGCACTGAAGGCACAGGCGCAGCATTTCACCCCTCATGCACTGAGCCGGATGCTGGACATTCTGGTACGTGCCCAGGCGCAGCTGCGCAACGTTCCCCAACAGCGTGTATTACTGGATATGGCAATGGTGCAGATAGCCAGCGTCAAACGCGAAGGCGAACAGGGCGTTTCATCTGTCGCCGAGGCACAGAAGGCGATGGCTTCCGCTGTGGAGGTAACAACTATCCCTGCTGAATCTGCAGTGCAGAAAGAGGGCTCCCTCCCGCCGGCTGCTGTGGCTGCCGAAGAGGCGAAGCCTGAGTTGGCGACCGTAGCATCTGTTCCGGCTGCCAGTGTTGGCAAACCTTCTTCCCAACCGGCAACTGATGCGCCGGAGCTGCTGAAACTGGTGCAGGCGCGTTGGGAACAGATTATCGCCAGAGTGGCGGAGCGCAGTCGGGGCGGCGCTGAAGTGCTTCGCGACGCCCGACCGGTGCGTCTGGAAGGGGACAATACAGTGGTCTTGCAGTTTCGCACCGAGTTCTCTTACACGCAGATACAGTCCGAAAAGCGGCGCCAGTTTGTGGAACAGACCATCTCGCGCGTTCTCGGGGGAAGAGGGGTTACCTTGCGATGCGAACTGTTGCGAACGAACACGGCGCCCTCCAACCAGCAGGCATCTGAAGAGGAGCAGGATGCTGAGGATCTGAACGGTGAACAATACGCCCGGGAGGTTGCCCAGACCTTTAACGGTTACATCGAACCCGAAGGAGGATAA
- a CDS encoding nucleoid-associated protein: MRNPFGANPRDLQKMLEQTMQQMQKAQEELKNLRIESSVGGGVVKAVVDGTGELISIEINPVVVDPNDVEMLQDLIVSAVNEAREQAVAEATRRMTSLPGMPNLDLGNLF, translated from the coding sequence ATGCGAAATCCTTTCGGCGCGAACCCGCGTGACCTGCAGAAGATGCTGGAACAGACCATGCAACAGATGCAAAAGGCGCAGGAAGAGTTGAAGAACCTGCGGATAGAATCGTCGGTGGGCGGCGGCGTGGTGAAGGCGGTGGTAGACGGCACCGGCGAACTGATTTCTATCGAAATCAACCCGGTGGTAGTAGACCCAAACGACGTGGAGATGCTGCAGGACCTGATTGTCTCCGCCGTCAACGAGGCGCGCGAGCAGGCGGTCGCCGAAGCCACCCGACGCATGACCTCACTTCCGGGTATGCCCAATCTCGATCTGGGGAACCTGTTCTGA
- the recR gene encoding recombination protein RecR, which translates to MEYARPLAKLIRELEKMPGVGPKSAQRMAFHILRLPEEEARALAEAILEVKERITACKRCFNFTDEEELCPICRNPSRDASVLCVVADVRDLMAIERTQEFRGVYHVLQGVISPMDGISAEHLRVRELLQRLQSGEVREVIIAMNPTIEGDATAMYLSKLIKPLGIRVTQLAHGMPIGGDLDYADQATLISALEWRREL; encoded by the coding sequence ATGGAATACGCTAGACCTTTGGCAAAACTGATACGCGAGCTGGAAAAGATGCCCGGTGTGGGACCCAAGTCCGCCCAGCGGATGGCGTTCCACATCCTGCGCCTGCCTGAAGAAGAGGCGCGTGCGCTGGCAGAGGCGATACTGGAAGTCAAGGAGCGTATCACCGCCTGCAAACGCTGTTTCAACTTCACCGATGAGGAGGAGTTATGCCCCATCTGCCGAAATCCCTCGCGGGATGCCTCGGTGCTGTGTGTGGTGGCTGACGTGCGCGATCTGATGGCGATAGAGCGCACACAGGAGTTTCGTGGGGTATACCATGTGTTGCAAGGGGTTATCTCGCCGATGGATGGCATCAGTGCAGAGCATCTGCGCGTGCGCGAGCTGCTGCAGAGGTTGCAGTCGGGAGAGGTTCGTGAGGTGATTATCGCCATGAACCCCACCATCGAGGGAGATGCCACCGCGATGTACCTCTCCAAACTGATTAAACCACTTGGCATTCGCGTGACGCAGCTGGCGCATGGCATGCCTATTGGCGGTGACCTGGACTATGCCGACCAGGCGACGCTTATCTCCGCCCTCGAGTGGCGACGAGAATTGTAA
- a CDS encoding type II secretion system protein E: MFGRRRLGEILIDLGYIDAAQLDEALQEQQRSGGLIGEVLLRLGYINADQLAEARAEQYDVGYEKVTPESVQAEAVNKVPVTLAKSLQVLPLRIEDNKLVVAMVNPLDVDAIDVLQRHTGMYVRVVYTNPEDLLKSIDFHYSTAAASSESLDEVISEVGSLSSDEEENLDDLRRAVEDAPVVRIVNLLLVEAINGRVSDIHLEPRRTHMEVRYRIDGELQHVRNIPRNLMAACLSRIKVMADMDIAERRVPQDGRITIKVEGRQVDLRVSTLPIQYGERVVMRVLDRDRNLRQLDELGFSPRNLMTFRWLLQQPNGIILVTGPTGSGKTTTLYAALREIRSVTRNIITCEDPIEYELEGINQSNVNEKAGMTFAVQLRAILRQDPDVVLVGEIRDQETAEIACRAAMTGHLVLSTLHTNDAVSAIPRLIDMGVEPFLISSSLVGVVAQRLVRVICPHCKQEYEPTLTEIQIIGHPVEKLYRGVGCSACGGRGYLGRVSVHEIMIVDDEIRALTIQHAPSSQILDAALRKGMIPMAQDGIEKAIQGITTLEEVTAKAFISSNAPALDVLEAA, from the coding sequence ATGTTCGGTCGACGCAGGTTAGGAGAGATACTGATAGACCTTGGGTACATCGATGCTGCCCAGCTGGATGAAGCGCTGCAAGAACAGCAGCGTAGCGGCGGTCTGATTGGGGAGGTGCTGCTACGCCTGGGCTATATCAACGCTGATCAGCTTGCAGAGGCACGGGCAGAACAGTACGATGTAGGCTACGAGAAGGTGACCCCGGAGAGTGTGCAGGCTGAAGCAGTGAACAAGGTGCCTGTTACGCTGGCAAAGAGCCTGCAGGTGTTGCCCTTGCGCATCGAGGATAATAAGCTGGTCGTTGCGATGGTTAACCCGCTGGATGTGGACGCTATCGATGTGCTACAGCGCCACACCGGCATGTACGTTAGGGTCGTTTACACTAATCCCGAGGACCTGCTGAAATCTATTGACTTCCACTACAGCACAGCTGCCGCAAGCTCCGAGTCGCTGGACGAGGTGATTTCTGAGGTCGGTTCGCTATCGAGCGACGAGGAGGAGAACCTTGACGACCTGCGCCGGGCTGTAGAAGATGCGCCAGTAGTGCGTATTGTGAACCTGTTGCTGGTAGAGGCGATCAACGGGCGCGTCAGCGATATCCATCTCGAACCGCGCCGTACGCACATGGAGGTGCGCTACCGCATTGACGGCGAACTGCAACACGTGCGTAATATCCCTCGCAACCTGATGGCGGCGTGCCTCTCGCGCATCAAGGTGATGGCGGATATGGATATCGCCGAGCGGCGCGTGCCGCAGGACGGGCGCATCACTATCAAAGTGGAGGGTAGACAGGTAGACCTGCGCGTTTCCACCCTGCCCATCCAGTACGGGGAGCGTGTGGTAATGCGCGTACTGGACCGCGACCGCAATCTGCGTCAGCTGGATGAACTGGGCTTCTCGCCGCGTAACCTGATGACCTTCCGCTGGCTGTTGCAGCAACCGAACGGCATCATTCTGGTGACCGGTCCCACCGGCTCCGGCAAGACCACCACCCTGTATGCAGCCCTGAGGGAGATCCGGTCGGTCACCCGCAATATTATCACCTGCGAAGACCCGATCGAATACGAGCTGGAAGGCATTAACCAATCCAACGTGAATGAGAAAGCGGGAATGACCTTTGCAGTGCAGCTGCGTGCCATCCTGCGCCAGGACCCCGACGTGGTGCTGGTGGGTGAGATCCGCGATCAGGAGACGGCGGAAATCGCCTGTCGCGCCGCGATGACCGGACACCTGGTGCTCTCCACCCTGCATACTAATGACGCGGTAAGTGCTATCCCTCGCCTGATAGATATGGGTGTAGAGCCGTTTCTCATCTCCTCTTCGCTGGTGGGGGTGGTAGCTCAGCGATTGGTACGCGTGATATGCCCACATTGCAAACAAGAATATGAGCCCACTTTGACGGAAATCCAGATAATCGGGCACCCGGTGGAGAAACTGTACCGCGGGGTGGGTTGTTCCGCATGTGGGGGACGCGGTTATCTGGGGCGCGTCAGCGTACACGAGATCATGATAGTAGACGATGAGATTCGCGCCTTAACCATCCAGCATGCTCCCAGCAGCCAGATTCTCGATGCTGCCCTGCGCAAAGGCATGATACCGATGGCGCAAGACGGTATCGAGAAAGCGATACAGGGTATCACCACGCTGGAAGAGGTGACCGCCAAAGCGTTCATCTCGTCTAATGCGCCTGCCCTCGACGTGCTGGAAGCAGCGTGA
- the cutA gene encoding divalent-cation tolerance protein CutA yields the protein MVVLYITLNTDEEARAISRALLEKRLAVCTNWFPITCAYRWQGDIVEEPETVLIVKTLPDLYEAVTEEVRRHITYTNFMAQLDVPRINNEFADWLKEELCNASENSSDQ from the coding sequence ATGGTCGTCCTGTACATCACGCTCAATACCGATGAGGAGGCGCGGGCGATCTCTCGCGCCTTGCTGGAGAAGCGTCTGGCGGTGTGTACCAACTGGTTCCCCATCACCTGCGCCTACCGCTGGCAGGGCGACATCGTGGAGGAACCCGAAACGGTGCTTATCGTCAAGACGCTGCCCGATCTGTATGAGGCGGTCACTGAAGAGGTGCGACGGCACATCACTTACACCAACTTCATGGCGCAACTGGATGTGCCGAGAATCAATAACGAGTTTGCCGACTGGCTGAAAGAGGAACTTTGCAACGCCAGCGAGAATTCGTCGGATCAGTGA